A single genomic interval of Stieleria maiorica harbors:
- the hemL gene encoding glutamate-1-semialdehyde 2,1-aminomutase: protein MTEPRRFAGEKSVAAFEQARKLMPGGVNSPARAFGAVGGTPLFIDHAEGPYLFDIDGRRYIDYIGSWGPMILGHRPPAVIDAIQKAVAKGTSYGAPTEAESRLAQQIIDAVPSVEKVRLVNSGTEATMSAIRVARGATGRHKVIKFSGNYHGHVDSLLVAAGSAAATLGVPDSPGVTPGAGQDTIVLEYNDCEGVKKAFAAHPGQIAAVILEPVVGNMGCVPPTMEFLETLRQETLSDHSILIFDEVMTGFRLAFGGAQERFGVVPDMTTLGKVVGGGMPLGAYGGRADIMDNVLPAGKVFQAGTLSGNPVAVAAGSATLEQLAEDPPYEQLDRMGDRLADGLHTAAAKHGLPHQVQHVGSMLTLFFNARPVTNWPEADRSDREAFGRYFWGLIEKGIYMPCSQFEALFFSNLHTEALIDETIDAADKVMAAL from the coding sequence ATGACCGAGCCCCGTCGATTTGCCGGCGAAAAAAGCGTCGCCGCGTTTGAACAAGCCCGCAAACTCATGCCCGGTGGCGTGAACAGCCCCGCGCGCGCGTTCGGCGCCGTCGGAGGCACGCCGTTGTTCATCGACCATGCCGAAGGCCCCTATCTGTTTGACATCGATGGTCGGCGATACATCGACTACATCGGATCCTGGGGACCGATGATTTTGGGGCACCGTCCGCCGGCCGTGATCGACGCGATTCAAAAGGCGGTCGCCAAGGGGACCAGTTACGGGGCGCCGACCGAGGCCGAATCACGACTGGCCCAGCAGATCATCGACGCGGTCCCGAGCGTGGAAAAAGTCCGGCTGGTCAACAGCGGAACCGAAGCGACGATGAGTGCGATTCGCGTGGCACGCGGAGCGACGGGGCGACACAAGGTCATCAAGTTTTCGGGTAACTACCACGGCCATGTCGACAGCCTGTTGGTCGCGGCGGGCAGTGCCGCGGCCACGCTGGGCGTTCCCGATTCTCCCGGTGTCACCCCCGGAGCCGGCCAGGACACGATCGTGCTGGAGTACAACGATTGTGAGGGCGTGAAAAAGGCGTTTGCCGCACACCCCGGCCAGATCGCAGCGGTGATTTTGGAACCGGTCGTCGGCAACATGGGGTGTGTCCCCCCGACGATGGAGTTTTTGGAAACGCTTCGCCAGGAAACGCTTTCAGATCATTCGATTTTGATCTTCGACGAAGTGATGACCGGATTCCGGTTGGCCTTCGGCGGCGCCCAAGAGCGGTTCGGTGTCGTGCCCGACATGACCACGCTGGGCAAAGTCGTCGGTGGTGGGATGCCGTTGGGCGCCTATGGCGGTCGGGCGGACATCATGGACAACGTCTTGCCAGCCGGCAAAGTCTTTCAGGCCGGAACGCTTAGCGGGAACCCGGTCGCGGTGGCGGCCGGCAGCGCGACACTTGAGCAGTTGGCCGAGGATCCGCCCTACGAACAACTCGATCGCATGGGGGACCGATTGGCCGACGGATTGCACACCGCCGCGGCCAAGCACGGTCTGCCCCACCAAGTCCAACACGTCGGCAGCATGTTGACGTTGTTCTTTAACGCCCGCCCGGTGACCAATTGGCCCGAAGCGGATCGCAGCGATCGGGAAGCCTTCGGACGTTACTTCTGGGGGCTGATCGAGAAGGGCATCTACATGCCATGCAGCCAATTCGAAGCGTTGTTCTTCAGTAATCTGCACACCGAAGCCTTGATCGACGAAACCATCGATGCGGCGGACAAGGTGATGGCGGCGCTGTAA
- a CDS encoding sensor histidine kinase, whose protein sequence is MNQPPVRLAIPLLPSARLGSSAWLLHLRSFAVAGQLVTILLAGWGIGVQLPYAPLLGLVALTAVTNLIYGVWLRRYNTPQQQTHRIVGRRAEESPVSESMPPNPARLDSDQELAALEHDGSPQVQKVALGLMLLDLATLTAMLYYSGGAANPFSFFYFVNLAVGGVMIWPKAAWSLTVVATLGYALILRYSVPVKELSSETVSGGFDLRTGGLMLAFGTCASVVTYFVTRTSGLLRARERQLREYQLAKAADRKLESLTTLAAGAAHELATPLSTIDVVARELSRHLEGVDKPVTVDQDLKLIDHQLDLCRHILQRMRGAAGDSMAQEWFRTTVGELIDATLEGVRDPHRVDVVDGTEAVENKTLWMPEEAVAQAIRNLIHNGLDASGAEGRVRVESRLDRRNVEFIVTDQGQGMTDEVLGRVGDPFFTTKEPGRGIGLGLYLTRNVVSQLGGSLSFRSAPGQGTSAVVTLPIAKPENVP, encoded by the coding sequence GTGAATCAGCCCCCTGTCCGTCTCGCCATCCCGCTGCTTCCCTCCGCCCGACTCGGTTCTTCGGCCTGGCTGCTGCATCTACGCTCATTTGCCGTTGCCGGGCAATTGGTGACCATCTTGTTGGCCGGGTGGGGAATCGGTGTCCAACTGCCCTACGCACCGCTGCTGGGGTTGGTCGCGCTGACCGCCGTCACCAATCTGATCTACGGCGTGTGGCTGCGGCGCTACAACACCCCGCAACAGCAGACGCATCGCATCGTCGGGCGCCGGGCCGAAGAATCCCCGGTCTCGGAATCAATGCCGCCCAATCCCGCGCGCCTGGATTCCGATCAAGAGCTGGCGGCGCTGGAACATGATGGGTCGCCGCAGGTTCAGAAGGTCGCGCTGGGGTTGATGTTGCTGGACCTGGCCACTCTGACCGCGATGCTTTACTACAGCGGCGGTGCGGCGAATCCGTTCAGTTTTTTTTACTTCGTCAATCTCGCCGTCGGCGGAGTGATGATCTGGCCCAAGGCCGCTTGGTCGTTGACCGTCGTCGCCACGCTCGGCTACGCGCTGATTCTGCGTTACAGCGTTCCCGTGAAAGAACTCAGCAGCGAAACCGTCTCGGGAGGATTTGATCTTCGCACCGGCGGACTGATGTTGGCCTTCGGCACCTGCGCGTCGGTCGTCACCTACTTCGTCACCCGAACCAGCGGTCTGTTGCGGGCGCGCGAACGCCAGCTGCGCGAATACCAACTGGCCAAAGCCGCCGATCGCAAACTGGAATCGCTGACCACTTTGGCCGCCGGCGCGGCACATGAACTGGCCACCCCGCTTTCGACCATCGATGTCGTCGCCCGCGAATTGTCACGCCACCTGGAAGGCGTCGATAAACCAGTCACGGTCGACCAAGATTTGAAACTGATCGACCATCAACTGGATCTGTGCCGACACATTCTGCAACGCATGCGCGGCGCCGCCGGCGACTCGATGGCACAAGAATGGTTTCGCACGACCGTCGGCGAACTGATCGACGCCACACTGGAAGGCGTACGCGACCCGCACCGGGTGGACGTCGTCGATGGAACCGAAGCGGTCGAAAACAAGACGCTATGGATGCCCGAAGAAGCAGTCGCCCAGGCGATCCGCAATCTGATCCACAACGGCCTTGATGCCAGCGGGGCCGAGGGCCGTGTGCGGGTCGAATCGAGACTCGACCGACGGAATGTCGAATTCATCGTGACCGACCAAGGCCAAGGGATGACCGATGAAGTCCTCGGCCGCGTCGGCGACCCGTTCTTCACCACCAAAGAACCCGGTCGCGGCATCGGCCTGGGGCTCTACTTGACCCGCAACGTCGTCTCTCAACTCGGCGGATCACTCAGTTTTCGCTCCGCCCCCGGCCAAGGCACTTCGGCGGTGGTCACCTTGCCGATCGCCAAACCGGAAAACGTGCCGTAG
- a CDS encoding MSCRAMM family protein: MHRLICFMATLALLGSSGFVSAADVAEQQWVRVSESGSVQGRVIVPRSEGISAARGAKVLLIDQFGKTAGASTESDKTGRFTLADVKPGVYTLMIRGEGVFACCAMHVVSSNVPIGDHFEIAAGAVEFSVVRNAILRYMPSGQATKVEFDPSSNPMASGRAFTGESVRLSQYEGGLRGRLTRAGFTENLGARAANVVIFRDGVEVARTLTDESGNFHVADLEPGSYSILGSGKDGFGLMGIELVNPLMTQTALGESGDATTLVTQTESGSDTFIMQVAPGPITVIEDRLVSEEEEDRGLVVPLEGGYDPTAMGGSFGGGGGGGGAGGGIGGGGRLGRLAVLGGIGAAIAIGASDDSDAVVPPPVVSPAEPAQVQAANP; encoded by the coding sequence ATGCATCGTTTGATCTGCTTCATGGCCACCCTAGCATTGCTAGGAAGTTCGGGCTTTGTCTCCGCGGCGGATGTCGCCGAACAACAGTGGGTCCGCGTTTCGGAGAGCGGGTCGGTCCAGGGACGTGTCATCGTTCCCCGCAGCGAAGGTATCTCGGCTGCTCGTGGAGCGAAGGTGTTGCTGATCGATCAATTCGGCAAAACCGCCGGTGCGTCGACCGAATCGGACAAGACCGGACGGTTCACGCTGGCCGACGTGAAACCCGGTGTTTACACACTGATGATCCGCGGTGAGGGCGTGTTTGCCTGCTGTGCCATGCACGTGGTCAGTTCGAATGTGCCGATCGGTGACCATTTCGAAATTGCCGCCGGTGCGGTCGAATTCAGTGTCGTCCGCAATGCGATCCTCCGCTACATGCCGAGCGGTCAAGCGACGAAGGTGGAATTTGATCCCAGCAGCAACCCGATGGCCAGCGGCCGGGCGTTCACTGGGGAATCGGTCCGGCTCAGCCAGTACGAGGGTGGATTGCGTGGACGGTTGACCCGTGCCGGGTTCACTGAAAACCTGGGTGCCCGAGCAGCCAACGTGGTGATTTTTCGCGACGGTGTCGAAGTCGCTCGAACGCTGACCGACGAATCTGGAAACTTCCACGTCGCGGACCTGGAACCGGGAAGCTACTCGATCCTGGGGTCGGGCAAAGACGGTTTCGGCCTGATGGGGATCGAATTGGTCAATCCGTTGATGACTCAAACTGCACTCGGAGAAAGCGGAGACGCAACGACGCTGGTCACGCAGACCGAATCAGGCTCGGACACCTTCATCATGCAGGTCGCGCCCGGGCCGATCACGGTGATTGAAGATCGATTGGTATCCGAAGAAGAGGAAGACCGCGGATTGGTAGTCCCTCTGGAGGGCGGCTATGACCCGACGGCGATGGGCGGATCGTTCGGCGGTGGTGGCGGCGGCGGCGGTGCCGGTGGTGGCATCGGCGGCGGCGGACGCCTGGGGCGACTCGCCGTTCTCGGCGGTATCGGTGCCGCGATCGCGATCGGAGCGAGCGATGATAGCGACGCCGTTGTGCCTCCCCCGGTCGTCAGTCCTGCGGAGCCGGCCCAAGTCCAAGCGGCGAATCCCTAG
- a CDS encoding nitroreductase family protein, with protein MTTNPTLRDLVSPIEQRWSPYRFAPRPVEQEKLAQCFEAAAWAASSFNEQPWRWIVAHREQSDEFQKMLGCLMEANQAWAANAGVLVLTAYRRTFSRNENPNRVALHDLGQAAAHLALQAAAIGLQVHQMAGVNLSQVRTEYQVPDEFEPATAIAIGYPETSEPSDENARELAKREASARQRQPLSEQVFSESWGRSIGWK; from the coding sequence ATGACAACCAATCCCACGCTGCGCGACCTTGTTTCTCCGATCGAACAGCGCTGGAGCCCTTACCGGTTCGCCCCCCGCCCGGTCGAGCAAGAAAAGCTCGCCCAGTGTTTCGAAGCCGCCGCCTGGGCGGCGAGCAGTTTTAATGAGCAACCCTGGCGTTGGATCGTCGCCCACCGCGAGCAGAGCGATGAGTTTCAAAAGATGCTCGGCTGCTTGATGGAGGCGAATCAAGCCTGGGCGGCCAATGCCGGCGTCCTCGTCCTGACCGCCTACCGACGCACGTTTTCACGCAACGAGAACCCGAATCGTGTCGCGCTGCACGATCTGGGTCAGGCCGCCGCCCATTTAGCCCTCCAAGCCGCCGCGATCGGATTGCAGGTCCATCAGATGGCGGGGGTGAATCTCAGTCAAGTCCGCACCGAATACCAGGTCCCGGATGAATTTGAACCGGCGACCGCGATCGCGATCGGCTATCCCGAAACCTCCGAGCCGAGCGATGAAAACGCCCGGGAGTTGGCCAAACGCGAGGCATCGGCGCGACAACGTCAACCACTTTCCGAACAGGTGTTCAGCGAGTCATGGGGACGCTCGATCGGTTGGAAATGA
- a CDS encoding TolC family protein, whose product MNRSLFRIAAHLQLVLAIVLATGCTPTQPFFVNESPDLQHYLNTATSIEYPDVEVASMPAATESLPPLTVGNHNYEFWNMTLEECVTMALQNARFLMTTGGTAETRQNIAAQFVSGSPGQFGSVYDVALQQTTTQSIPITTDSNGNRLLPRGAVRANQIGGVEDALAEFDAVVSGFIDSSTTDRPQNVGSGNTINRQFTVAQNSSQQSAISKRFATGGVATLRQQILYSRNNTELSSISRLYASDYTAIVEAQVQHPLLRNRGTYINRIPVMLASMNEDISIATFEQQIRNLVRDVEVAYWDLYLTYRAVATATIARDSAQATAEFTKLNMDAGTGTIQELSQSVGQYWNLQRRLTAALNGSNLPGDDRFGVYGRERALRELLGLTATDGRLIRPIDEPTQARVDFQWSDSVAQMLYLSPELRSQKYTIKQAELELALAKNQVLPDVNLSLLYRYVGLGDTLGPPGRDRDPFPAAGSSALASLTSGDFQEGVVRLEFSMPVGIRRELARIRNAQLTLRQRQEFLQESERLAVSQLSDAIGKSASHFSQLQDAANEWQAAEQEVDARMLEYQKGLSPVNVVLQSQQRRAEAQISYYRALVEYNKSINYVDYLRGTLLANSNIALREGPWNSKAYCDALERARERSAGYKLQYGVTRPGVVRRGPVGDANAAVEVMGFSDANAGQIVSPEHAGSMGMFEKSYNEVAPVEDMPLEQYGSPSEMLNPQPINPPVIPVPDPSVTTPESAAPAVPSQDSSILVPGQPSGSIAPISYQTERVTPAAAAESVATASGAPVPVRRTAVPKAPTPAPPQVAR is encoded by the coding sequence ATGAATCGCTCGTTGTTTCGAATCGCTGCGCACCTGCAACTCGTTTTGGCGATTGTATTGGCGACTGGATGTACGCCGACACAACCGTTCTTTGTGAATGAGTCGCCGGATTTACAGCACTACCTTAACACTGCCACGTCGATCGAGTATCCCGACGTGGAAGTCGCCAGTATGCCGGCAGCGACCGAGTCGCTGCCGCCGCTGACGGTAGGCAATCATAACTACGAATTCTGGAACATGACGCTGGAAGAATGCGTCACGATGGCGCTGCAGAACGCGCGGTTCCTGATGACCACCGGCGGGACGGCAGAAACGCGCCAGAACATCGCCGCGCAATTCGTCAGCGGTTCGCCGGGGCAGTTCGGCAGTGTCTACGACGTCGCGCTGCAGCAGACGACCACCCAATCGATCCCGATCACGACCGACAGCAACGGCAACCGGTTGCTGCCGCGAGGAGCCGTCCGTGCCAACCAGATCGGTGGCGTCGAGGACGCGTTGGCCGAATTCGACGCGGTCGTCAGCGGATTCATCGATTCGTCCACCACCGACCGGCCCCAAAACGTCGGCAGCGGCAACACCATCAACCGTCAATTCACCGTCGCCCAAAACTCGTCGCAACAATCCGCGATCAGCAAACGGTTTGCGACCGGTGGCGTCGCGACGCTTCGACAGCAGATCCTCTACTCGCGAAACAACACCGAACTGAGCAGCATTTCGCGACTGTACGCCAGCGACTACACCGCCATCGTCGAAGCCCAAGTCCAACACCCGCTGCTTCGCAACCGCGGCACCTACATCAACCGAATCCCCGTGATGCTGGCGAGCATGAACGAGGACATTTCGATCGCGACGTTTGAACAACAAATCCGCAACCTGGTCCGTGACGTCGAAGTCGCTTACTGGGATCTGTACCTGACCTATCGAGCCGTCGCGACCGCCACGATCGCACGCGACAGTGCTCAAGCGACCGCCGAATTCACCAAACTGAACATGGACGCCGGCACCGGGACGATTCAGGAATTGTCGCAGTCGGTGGGCCAGTACTGGAACCTGCAACGCCGTCTGACCGCCGCGCTGAACGGGTCGAACTTGCCCGGTGACGACCGCTTCGGCGTCTATGGTCGCGAACGTGCCTTGCGGGAGCTGCTCGGCTTGACCGCGACCGACGGGCGACTGATCCGACCGATCGACGAACCGACACAGGCTCGTGTGGATTTCCAATGGTCCGACTCGGTCGCACAGATGTTGTACCTGAGCCCCGAGCTCCGCAGCCAAAAGTACACCATCAAACAAGCCGAACTGGAACTGGCCTTGGCCAAGAATCAAGTCCTGCCCGATGTCAACCTGTCGCTGTTGTATCGTTACGTCGGCTTGGGGGACACTTTGGGACCTCCGGGGCGTGACCGCGATCCGTTCCCCGCGGCAGGCAGCAGTGCACTGGCCAGTTTGACCAGTGGAGACTTCCAAGAGGGCGTGGTGCGTTTGGAGTTTTCCATGCCGGTCGGCATCCGACGTGAACTGGCGCGGATTCGAAACGCACAACTGACGCTCCGCCAGCGACAAGAGTTCCTGCAAGAGTCCGAGCGTTTGGCCGTCAGCCAGCTCAGCGACGCGATCGGCAAATCCGCCAGCCACTTCTCGCAACTGCAAGATGCGGCCAACGAGTGGCAAGCCGCCGAGCAAGAAGTCGACGCGCGGATGTTGGAATACCAAAAGGGGCTCAGCCCGGTGAACGTCGTGCTGCAAAGTCAACAGCGTCGCGCCGAAGCCCAGATTTCGTACTACCGTGCTCTGGTCGAATACAACAAATCGATCAACTACGTCGACTACCTTCGTGGCACACTGCTGGCCAACAGCAACATCGCACTGCGGGAAGGTCCCTGGAACAGCAAGGCCTATTGTGACGCGTTGGAGCGGGCACGTGAACGATCGGCTGGATACAAGTTGCAGTATGGTGTGACGCGACCGGGTGTCGTCCGACGCGGACCGGTCGGTGACGCCAACGCAGCGGTCGAGGTGATGGGCTTTAGCGATGCCAACGCCGGCCAGATCGTCTCGCCCGAACACGCCGGATCGATGGGGATGTTCGAAAAGTCCTACAACGAAGTGGCCCCGGTCGAAGACATGCCGCTGGAACAGTACGGATCTCCCAGCGAGATGCTCAACCCCCAGCCGATCAATCCGCCGGTGATTCCGGTTCCCGATCCGTCGGTGACGACGCCCGAGTCGGCGGCTCCGGCTGTGCCGTCCCAGGACAGCAGTATTCTGGTCCCCGGTCAGCCGTCCGGTTCGATCGCACCGATCAGCTACCAAACCGAACGTGTCACTCCAGCAGCCGCGGCCGAATCGGTCGCCACCGCCTCCGGGGCACCCGTTCCGGTCCGCCGAACCGCGGTCCCCAAAGCTCCAACTCCCGCCCCACCTCAAGTGGCACGCTGA
- a CDS encoding M90 family metallopeptidase, whose translation MLETAQSDRANQRLAVVISALIGGAALLLSLKSPFWLIGLPLAPLAYWWWRRKTLRRLQVMAEPFPAELETALDRYVDYYRALDDAGRERFRNLVKVFLDETPITGIRTDVDDTTRALVAASAIIPVFGFDDWEYSGLGEVLIYPSAFGDDYSTSGEHDDVDRRTLGMIGVGHLSGVMILSKPDLWAGFKNPDDKRNVGIHEFAHLVDKADGSVDGLPPGASLATIGPWIQWIGEELKNKPEGRHHIDQYAYTNEAEYFAVLSEYFFEAPEVLQSKAPKIYDMMQQMYRQNTRSFLAGVTRRRKRVRRNAKCPCGSGKKYKHCCRRKRMSRP comes from the coding sequence ATGCTCGAAACCGCACAATCCGATCGCGCGAACCAGCGGCTGGCCGTCGTCATCTCGGCGCTGATCGGCGGCGCGGCACTGCTACTGTCCTTGAAATCACCGTTTTGGTTGATCGGGTTGCCGCTGGCACCGCTGGCGTACTGGTGGTGGCGACGGAAGACGCTGCGTCGGCTGCAAGTGATGGCCGAACCCTTTCCCGCGGAGCTGGAAACCGCGCTCGACCGGTACGTCGATTACTACCGTGCCCTGGACGATGCCGGGCGGGAACGGTTTCGCAATCTGGTGAAAGTTTTTCTTGACGAAACCCCGATCACCGGCATCCGCACCGACGTCGATGACACGACGCGCGCCCTGGTCGCCGCCAGCGCGATCATTCCAGTTTTCGGATTCGACGACTGGGAATACTCAGGACTGGGTGAAGTGCTGATCTATCCGAGCGCGTTCGGCGACGACTACAGCACCTCGGGCGAGCACGACGACGTCGACCGGCGGACGTTGGGCATGATCGGTGTGGGCCATTTGAGTGGCGTGATGATCCTGTCCAAACCCGATCTGTGGGCGGGGTTTAAAAACCCCGACGACAAACGCAACGTCGGCATCCACGAATTTGCCCACCTGGTCGACAAGGCTGACGGCAGCGTCGACGGTCTGCCGCCGGGTGCGAGTCTGGCGACGATCGGCCCCTGGATTCAGTGGATCGGCGAAGAGCTGAAGAATAAACCCGAGGGCCGCCACCACATCGATCAATACGCCTACACGAATGAAGCGGAGTACTTCGCGGTCCTCTCGGAGTACTTCTTCGAAGCCCCCGAGGTGCTGCAGTCCAAGGCGCCGAAGATCTACGACATGATGCAACAGATGTATCGCCAGAACACACGCAGCTTTCTGGCCGGTGTCACGCGGCGTCGCAAGCGGGTGAGGCGGAATGCCAAGTGCCCTTGTGGCAGTGGGAAAAAGTACAAACACTGCTGCCGGCGGAAACGAATGTCACGACCTTAG
- a CDS encoding protein phosphatase 2C domain-containing protein, producing the protein MSESWNPGVVCASRTDVGMRRTNNQDSYSVIPAQSRERFDNRGHLFIVADGMGAHAAGELASSMAAELIAMNYFRGAIPDAKNSLHVAVAEANAEIYQRGQQNPEFHNMGTTASTLALLPIGGIIAHVGDSRVYRLRRGVFEQMTFDHSLVWEVQASGQVHPDSALGQALPKNVITRSLGPNSEVQIDIEGPFELELGDKFLLCSDGLSGQVDDVEMATLLDCLPEQLAVEVLVDLANLRGGPDNTTIVVTTVTEGPLIDDKKAPAKPVSEDASAYRGMVVSLVVAVLLAILSVVFLFLRLNDGVMIITLLGALISGVVAATFYSNLKKQTRRRTLSGCGERGGIPKAYGGNAPYRRYMAKPDQTLFDRLGKTVAELREAAKLKNWMMDWQQIDQFQQDGLAAMGRGDGKTAIHLQAKAIVETMNQLREQHNRSADETAIDH; encoded by the coding sequence GTGTCGGAATCTTGGAACCCTGGAGTCGTCTGCGCCTCACGCACCGACGTCGGCATGCGCCGAACCAACAACCAGGATTCGTACTCCGTGATCCCGGCCCAGTCGCGCGAGCGGTTCGACAATCGCGGACACTTGTTCATCGTTGCCGATGGCATGGGGGCACACGCCGCCGGAGAATTGGCCAGCAGCATGGCTGCCGAGCTGATCGCGATGAACTACTTTCGCGGCGCCATCCCCGACGCGAAGAATTCACTGCACGTCGCGGTCGCCGAAGCCAACGCGGAAATCTACCAGCGTGGACAGCAGAATCCCGAGTTCCACAACATGGGGACGACCGCCAGCACGTTGGCATTGCTGCCGATCGGCGGAATCATTGCCCATGTCGGCGATTCTCGCGTCTACCGACTGCGGCGTGGCGTGTTTGAACAGATGACCTTCGACCACTCACTGGTCTGGGAAGTCCAAGCCAGTGGGCAGGTGCATCCCGACAGCGCGCTCGGCCAGGCGCTTCCGAAAAACGTCATCACCCGATCGCTGGGTCCGAATTCGGAGGTGCAAATCGACATCGAAGGCCCCTTCGAATTGGAATTGGGCGACAAGTTCCTATTGTGCAGCGACGGGTTGTCCGGGCAGGTCGATGACGTCGAAATGGCGACCTTGTTGGATTGTTTGCCGGAACAATTGGCGGTCGAGGTGTTGGTCGATCTGGCCAATCTTCGCGGCGGCCCGGACAACACCACGATCGTCGTGACCACCGTCACCGAAGGCCCGTTGATCGATGACAAAAAAGCTCCTGCCAAACCCGTCTCCGAAGACGCATCCGCTTATCGTGGCATGGTCGTCTCGCTAGTGGTCGCCGTCCTTCTGGCGATCCTGTCGGTCGTGTTCCTATTCCTGCGACTCAATGACGGGGTGATGATCATCACGCTCTTGGGCGCGTTGATCTCCGGCGTCGTCGCCGCCACCTTTTATTCCAACTTGAAGAAACAGACGCGGCGGCGCACCCTGTCCGGCTGTGGCGAACGCGGCGGGATTCCCAAAGCCTACGGCGGCAACGCCCCGTATCGCCGCTACATGGCCAAACCGGATCAAACGCTTTTTGACCGGCTGGGAAAAACGGTGGCCGAATTGCGCGAGGCTGCGAAACTGAAGAACTGGATGATGGATTGGCAACAGATCGACCAGTTTCAACAAGACGGTTTGGCAGCGATGGGGCGTGGCGACGGAAAGACCGCGATTCATCTGCAAGCCAAAGCGATCGTCGAAACGATGAATCAATTGCGCGAACAACACAACCGCTCGGCCGACGAAACTGCCATCGATCACTGA
- a CDS encoding SpoIIE family protein phosphatase, whose protein sequence is MSTPVPSYLRLHLGEDAQTTARPGQSSSDQFWSAFSAATGWRIDDRHKAEGVQVLPAVQMDVMANDPAEAQPPVVKESATELASVARAMASEIEELQSLVRRQEIELASLATVQFSPTRSEAASDAIHQTLQRAIQATGFDAAAVYMLDEETQYLKTRVVVGLPADRLKSEPRMLRGSRADLEAMVQDAVLMDDLQGHLAETWNAPEPFGAAVCTAIYKGDLPIGTLWLFSDAPKELDESYSAIAQMASSQLTLELSSAAQVRREQRNRSSVEAVTDIASWQYSSLPVGKLLAPGWLVDGMIESPHDWSTGWHMWDVLPDGSLILAMAEAMDSHAGGAMIAATARAALTAHSGYQHTPHQMLQRINDTLWETNTADQLVSLLYARLNPETGHGELASTGDIAGLIAGKYGYRPLTQSGGKPLGTALNIECFESEFRLAEGETLVAYGAGLASDGISQELVGCCMRSALQSDQNALAVLRREMAGFPNRHERGLLSLSRRSS, encoded by the coding sequence GTGAGCACACCTGTACCGTCCTACCTTCGACTTCATCTGGGCGAAGACGCTCAAACCACCGCCCGCCCCGGCCAGTCTTCGAGCGACCAATTTTGGAGTGCCTTCTCCGCGGCGACGGGATGGCGGATCGACGACCGCCACAAGGCCGAAGGCGTGCAGGTCTTGCCGGCGGTGCAAATGGATGTGATGGCCAACGATCCGGCCGAAGCCCAGCCTCCGGTGGTCAAAGAATCCGCAACCGAGCTGGCCAGCGTGGCGCGGGCGATGGCCAGCGAGATCGAGGAGTTGCAATCGCTGGTCCGCCGCCAAGAAATCGAACTGGCAAGCCTCGCGACCGTCCAGTTTTCCCCGACCCGCAGCGAGGCGGCCTCCGATGCGATCCACCAAACGTTGCAACGGGCGATCCAGGCGACCGGATTCGATGCCGCCGCGGTCTACATGCTGGACGAGGAGACGCAATATTTGAAGACGCGCGTGGTGGTCGGATTGCCGGCGGATCGATTGAAGAGCGAACCGCGGATGTTGCGCGGCAGTCGCGCCGATCTGGAAGCGATGGTCCAGGACGCGGTGTTGATGGATGACCTGCAGGGCCATCTGGCAGAGACATGGAATGCGCCGGAGCCGTTCGGTGCGGCCGTTTGCACGGCGATCTACAAGGGCGATTTGCCGATCGGCACGCTGTGGTTGTTTTCCGACGCCCCGAAGGAATTGGATGAGTCGTATTCGGCGATCGCGCAAATGGCGTCGTCACAGCTCACGCTGGAACTTTCTTCGGCCGCCCAGGTCCGCCGCGAACAACGCAATCGCAGTTCGGTCGAAGCGGTCACCGACATCGCCTCGTGGCAATACTCGTCCCTGCCGGTCGGCAAACTGTTGGCGCCGGGATGGTTGGTCGACGGGATGATCGAATCACCGCATGACTGGTCGACCGGTTGGCACATGTGGGATGTCCTGCCCGATGGCTCGTTGATCCTGGCGATGGCCGAGGCCATGGACTCGCATGCCGGTGGAGCGATGATCGCCGCGACCGCTCGGGCGGCCCTGACGGCGCACAGTGGTTATCAACACACACCCCACCAGATGCTTCAGCGGATCAACGACACCTTGTGGGAAACCAACACCGCCGACCAGTTGGTCTCGCTGCTCTACGCCCGTTTGAATCCGGAAACCGGTCACGGGGAACTGGCATCGACCGGCGACATCGCAGGGTTGATTGCCGGCAAGTACGGCTATCGCCCCCTGACACAGTCGGGCGGAAAACCGCTCGGCACGGCGCTGAACATCGAGTGCTTCGAGTCGGAATTCCGATTGGCCGAGGGGGAAACGCTGGTCGCCTATGGGGCAGGTTTGGCATCGGACGGCATCAGCCAGGAATTGGTGGGATGCTGCATGCGATCGGCCCTCCAGAGTGACCAAAACGCCTTGGCAGTGCTGCGTCGTGAAATGGCAGGTTTTCCCAATCGTCACGAGCGTGGGCTTTTGTCGCTTTCACGGCGAAGCAGCTGA